ATTGTCAGTCGTATCAGATAACTCAGGCGACATAGTATGGTCAGCGGGATTTGCATCGTCAGGTTGTACATCGTCCACCGAAGGATCGTCTCGGTCGGCATTTTCAAGGATTTTTTCAGTCGTCTTCTCCCTGCCGTCAAGGGCACTCAGAATAGTCGCTTTATTTGCTGTTCGAAGGTCTTCTGGTGTTTCAATACCGGCTTGATAGAGCTTTCTTGCCCGTTTCCGACCAATATCGCGAATATTAACCAGCTCAAGGAGTTCATCACGGACGCCGTGTTCCACTCTACGACGAGCGCGGCGAATACTTGTTGTTAAAGAAAGATCAAGCTCTGCGGCAAGTTCTTCAGCTGCACCCAGTAGCCATTCCGTGGTATCAACTTTGGACCGAATATCACCAGGGCCAATGCCATATCGTTCCGTAATATCGTCTTCATCAAGTTCGGAGGCCCAGTCCTCAAGCATTCTTGCAGTCTTTAGGGCAGAAAGCCAGCTCTCAAATGCAGATTCGTCAAATTCGCTTGGAGCAGGTCCCAAAAGTTCTGTCTCGCGCTGGTAATGAATTTCAGTGTATTTCTCTCGATCACCAGATCGAAGATATAATTCATACATATCTGGGGTTCGGGTAACAAGATGATACAGTCCAAGTGCTGAGATCGAGCCAGATCCTGCGGAGCGAAGGCCAGCAATGATCTCAGCTGCACTCATCGGATCTAAGTAAAGCCGAGAGACGGTATGACCGAGACTAGTTGCCGATAACGATTCTTCTGATTGGGTAAGAAAGCCGTTGTCAGTGAGATATCGGAGGACACGCTGAATAATAGATTTGAGATGTTCCTCATCGGCGTACTGACTAGCGTAGAAAGTCTCAGAGAGAAAAGAGAACAGTCCACTGCGGGTTGTAACAAATCCAGAGGCGATAGTAGAAAGCACGTGCGTTCTGAGTGCTGGTTCAGCAGCCAGTTTTGAGTCGACTGGTTCCGGATCAGCGCTAATATATCGGTCAAAGAGCTCATCTAACTCATCATGATTTTTTGCTAATAAAAACGCCTCACCGTATGGGTCGCGTCCGGGTCTACCAGCTCGGCCCATCATTTGATGCACTTCAAGAACAGGAAGAGGCTTCATTCCGCCAATAGATCCATCGTATCGACGCCAGTCACGGATAATAACACGTCGGCTGGGCGTATTGACGCCAGCAGCCAAGGTCGGCGTGGCAGAGACCGTCCTGATAAGCCGATCTCGAAATGCATCTTCGATTAATGATCGATGCTCAGAAGTTAATCCTGCATGGTGAAACGCGGTACCGCGGGCAACACAATCCGCAAGGTCACTGCTCGTCTCAGTATCACTGACACTGCGTATTTCATCAGCCAATTCAGAAAGCTCATTTTGCTCCTCTACAGACAGCTCAGAAGAAACGGTCTCACCGAGCCGATCAGCAGCAGTCTCAGCATTACGACGGGAGTTTACGAAAACTAATGCTGAACCATCATCTTGGAGAGTGTCACGAACGATTGCTGCAGTTGGGTTCTCGTTAGGCTGAACTGAAAGTTTCTCTGTGTCACCAGTATCATAGTGTAGTGCATCGCCATAGTGGACTCCTGAGCGGAGTTCAATAGGACGCCAATCCGTATCAATAAGCGCAGCATCAAGCCATTCAGCAATAGCTTCAGCGTTATCAATGGTCGCTGATAGGGCAACACTCTGGACAGCGGGGTTAAGTCGACGGAGCTTAGCAAGCGTAACCTCAAGTGTTGGTCCGCGTTCTGGGTCATCGATAAGGTGGACCTCATCGGAGACCACGCAGGAGAGATCATCAATCCACGGAGCATCATTACGAATTAAGGAGTCGACTTTTTCGCTTGTCGCTACAATGATATCTTTCTGGGCAAGCCATTCACCCCGATCTTCATAGTTTCCAGTTGCCACTCCAATAGTAATCCCAAGCGATTCAAATTCTTGAAACTCTTCAGCCTTTTCACTCGCAAGGGCACGCAGCGGAACGATATAGAGCGCTTTTCCTCCGCGTTCAATCGCGGATAGCATAGCCAGTTGTGCAATAAATGTCTTACCGCTGGCTGTGGGGACACTTGCAACAAGATTCTCACCAGTAGTGACACCAGCTTCAACTGCTTCAGCCTGTGGCGGGTACAACTCTGTAATACCCTCACGCTCAAAGAGATCAACAGCACCAGCAGGAAGGTTCGACACCGATGCAACGTTCATTAGTAAATGATTGGTTCGTCATTTGGTTGAACCTGTCGAAGGATGTTCAATTTAGGAGGGAATAGTAACTCTTGGTCTACAGACAGAGCAGGCAGAGTGTCTCGGGGTTTTGTCCCGAGGGGGTTGACAGAAGTCAACAGATATAACGCTTATCGAAAATCTGTGAACGAAGACAATTAACCGCAGCACGGATAATTTAGTAATATGAAAGTAGTCATAACGGATCCAATTGCAGACGCCGGAGTCGAAAGATTAAGAGAAGCAGGTCACACTGTCGAGGCAGAATACGAGGCAGAAGGGGAAGAATTGCTGGATGTAGTTGCTGATGCCAATGCATTGATTGTGCGGTCTGGGACAACTGTAGACGCCTCTGTGTTTGAAGCCGCAGATGATCTGGTTGTCGTTGGCAGAGCAGGGATTGGTGTCGACAACATTGATATCGACGCAGCGACCGAACACGGGGTAATTGTCGCTAATGCTCCCGACCCCAACGTGAGAGCAACAGCAGAGCATACTATAGGTATGTTGTTTGCGGCTGCACGTTCTATTCCGCAGGCTCATCAGCGATTGAAGGCTGGTGAATGGGCGAAAGGCGACTATCTGGGGACAGAAATAAACGATAAGACTCTTGGAATTGTGGGGCTCGGACGAGTGGGACAACAAGTAGCTAAAAAATGTGATAGTTTGGGAATGGACCTTGTCGCGTTTGATCCGTATATTCCAGAAGAGCGAGCAGAAAAGTTGGGCGTAGAGCTTGTTGAGGACTTAGATGAGTGTCT
This portion of the Salinarchaeum sp. IM2453 genome encodes:
- a CDS encoding ATP-dependent DNA helicase, which encodes MNVASVSNLPAGAVDLFEREGITELYPPQAEAVEAGVTTGENLVASVPTASGKTFIAQLAMLSAIERGGKALYIVPLRALASEKAEEFQEFESLGITIGVATGNYEDRGEWLAQKDIIVATSEKVDSLIRNDAPWIDDLSCVVSDEVHLIDDPERGPTLEVTLAKLRRLNPAVQSVALSATIDNAEAIAEWLDAALIDTDWRPIELRSGVHYGDALHYDTGDTEKLSVQPNENPTAAIVRDTLQDDGSALVFVNSRRNAETAADRLGETVSSELSVEEQNELSELADEIRSVSDTETSSDLADCVARGTAFHHAGLTSEHRSLIEDAFRDRLIRTVSATPTLAAGVNTPSRRVIIRDWRRYDGSIGGMKPLPVLEVHQMMGRAGRPGRDPYGEAFLLAKNHDELDELFDRYISADPEPVDSKLAAEPALRTHVLSTIASGFVTTRSGLFSFLSETFYASQYADEEHLKSIIQRVLRYLTDNGFLTQSEESLSATSLGHTVSRLYLDPMSAAEIIAGLRSAGSGSISALGLYHLVTRTPDMYELYLRSGDREKYTEIHYQRETELLGPAPSEFDESAFESWLSALKTARMLEDWASELDEDDITERYGIGPGDIRSKVDTTEWLLGAAEELAAELDLSLTTSIRRARRRVEHGVRDELLELVNIRDIGRKRARKLYQAGIETPEDLRTANKATILSALDGREKTTEKILENADRDDPSVDDVQPDDANPADHTMSPELSDTTDNNSTSTKSDDQSHLGDFS